The genomic region tctgatcTCAAAACACCCATGATTGTATATCTGTATTGTCTTTGtcaatgttttaaaacaaaagtattACTGTGATATTTATAGGGGATCCACCTATTCGTACTTGGTTTTAAATCCTGTTTCACACGAGTCTTTGGTACTATTGTAAAAGGGAATTGTAGCTATGATGATGCCCAATTCACAAAGCACCATCTTTTatgcacaaagaaaacattgatTTACTTTTTTAGATGGGTATTATTTGACTTGTATTTCTGCCCTAATATAGAGAAGGCctaataatttaatttgagCATGAACCTAACAGTGTACATCTGATAGCTGCCACTTTACCTTCACTTACTGGTTCTTCTGTTGTTGACTTGCCTCTTCCCAGGTCCCGTCCAAGAGGCTGTGCCAAATGGAGATGGAGTGGCTGTGGCGGCTCCGGCAGCTGACATGGACAGCTGCCTGAATGGCCCCCTGCCCCCCGGGGACACAGGCCCCACTCCCAGCCCCCAGACCAAAGAGCTGCCCACAGGTGTGGCCGCTTTCTGTCGCAGCCTAGAGAGGGAGTCTCAGGGCTCTAATGCCCAGGGCACTGTTCACAAGGGTGATGCACTGCAGTCACTCAGACTGAGTATACCTATGCAGGAGACTGAATTGTGTAAGCATACATGCAGTGATTGCTCCTCTCCCCCTGTATTTGAACCCACACGCCCCTTTCGTTTTTTTCATTCGGTACGTTTGGCAGCTGATGTAACCCTCCCCTCCTTAATACCCCTGCTTGTGCTTACACACTACTAAAAGAGAAGCTCAGTGGGTATCTGCTTTGCTGGTGTGAACCTATTTCCTTTCTGCACTGTTCTGTTCTGTGGTCTGGGACAAGGCCTATTTAATTTGTGTAAgggcattttatttaaaaaggctTGTTTGTCAGTGATTTAATGCTATCGAGTATAGCTGTGCTAATATTTCATACATCTTTAGGTTCAATACTATTAATggttattaatttttcaaatatggGTTTTAATTTCATTCCAGAATAGTTGGTTCCTCACTTGCTTTCTTCATAAATCCAGCCACTACTCTGCAGTCAGTGAAAGCTTAATGTTTCAGCTGTATAACAAATTGAAatgttgtattttctgtatcTGCAAGCATGTAAGCACTTTTTGgaattttgtattttcacacaAGCTAATCTGCTGAATTGGTTTGTTTTGCATTCAAGAAATGTGAGATTACCGTAAAATCCCTAATTAACGCCcccacccatttttgaaaatgcccAGTATATTTTTTCCGAGTAATCAGAaaagaatgaacaaaaaaattaccagtaccaaggtttaaatcccattctcttCCGTAGTCATgaaacaatccacaaacacattaataactatgTGAACATGTCAAACTTCCGTGAAAAACACTGGCATTGACAGCTGTTAAACTGTATTAACACATCTACACACTGCAAACAACAAAGATAATCCACTGGTTTATTAATGTCTGGGACTATCGTAATCCGATGCCTCCCCAACGTCTGTCACGTGCGAGTGGTCAGATTCAGAGTCCGAAATTTCACACCCATCAAGGCCAGTACTACCCCCGGCAACATTctcaagcacattttcactcaggATGCTAGGGGGTAATACCCGATGTACTTGTGGCATTTGCGTGAACGTTTTAGGGAGAGAAATGATCGATTTCACTACCATATGACCTCTAATAAACGCCccccttttggaaaatgtaacgcCCCCGGGGGCATTAGATAGGGATTTTATGGTAGTTCCTGTTGCACCTTTTCAGGAGGAAAAGGTAGTAAAGCCAATGGTATTTGAAGAGATTATTCCACTTTCAGTAACATATAGTCAGGCATGGGAGAAATTTGGGTTCATTTCATATCCAACCCAAGTCACCACGATAACATTGTGATAAGTTTCAGCAGTTTATACAAGGTTGGGAATTTGAGTTAATTTGTCGTTTTTAATGATAAATTGTCTTAGTGGGTATATCGTCCCACTGTGCTTAAAAGTTACTTTTCTGTTGTACCAAGAGTTATTTGACTTATAACATGCCCTGGCATAAACAAGCTAGGAACTTGCCCAGCACTATTGTGATTGTGGTATTTCCTGATCTAATCTACTTGCCTATGATGTCACCTCTACCTTTTTGGTGAAACACGATCTAGATACTACACGATAAAGATACGATAGCTTTTCTTGTACACCATTACAGGAGTGCAGGCATGGCTTACAGTACCACTGATTGTCATGTGTCAAGAGCTGTCCACAGTTGTGCAGTTTCTTTctgtaacattatttttccatatttagcagatgtttctccaaagctgcttagtgttaatctactgatttattatttatatagcagggtaatttttactagatcagttcagggtaagtaccttggtcaaaggtactacagcaggaggttgcaTTACAACCtggatttttttacattacatttacattttattcatttagtggacacttctccagagtgatttatgttaagctacttacaagtattttcatttatatagcttggtaatttaactggagtaCTTTAGGCACACAGGTTCTGCATCTGGTGGTGAGATTTGGACCTGTGACCTTCAAGTGCAAGACATcagttctaaccactaagctacttgATGCTTTAGGCTAAGTAATTTCCAAGCATAAAGCAGAattctttattatttgaaatatgTAATTCAACAGAAAACAGTATTGATGCAATTTAACACTTAGAGATCTTATTTTTAAGCATAAGTTGCCTATTTTatagcaaaaaagaaacatgttttgGTAGGCATAATCTGATTAactagctgggtcattttttacctCCCCCTTGTAGCAGGTTGTTTGCATGAAGACACCAATTTTGCTACATTATGTAGTTTTTCAGGTACAGAAAATATCGCTATTCCTGATCCCTTAATGAGGGGTTTTGAAAGCTGCTTGTTGTTGGTTTTAAGTTTAATAGGCTTTCAAAACAAGAAACCTTTTGAAATCATATTAGGTGGACAAGTTCGTTCATCAGTCAGCTGCTACATGCATCCAAAGGTCTGTGCTGAGTGTTgcttctgttgcttttttttttttttcttccttttttttccttttccaaaaCTGGCGGATTTTCTGACTGGATTTTACAAGAGACACAAttgaaagtaaacatttttttcggAAGCGGAGTACTGCACATTTTGAAGGATTTAAATGTCAGAAATTCTCATCTTGCTTTAGAACaacacatgctttttttttttttttttttttagtttgaatTATACCCATGTTGAGTCATGGTCAACTTCTTAGTTATGGTCATGGCTTTAGAATGTGCATGTGCAGTCTTATTCAGTAAATTATGGCAGTATTTAATGTTTGGCCAGTAACAAGGTATCCATGGCATGTTCAGATTGCACTAACAAAGCCAAGCTTgtaatacatttgcatattttgagttttatgcatGGTAATTTAATTGATGGGGTTTGGTGTTGACTGTTAAACCCACAGCTGAGGGTTTATTTGTGGATCTTACTGTGTCTCTCCAGCACTGGGATGCATGCAGCCAGTTGAGAGCAGCTAAACTTCACCACATCTCTGGGTTGTCATGCAAGCTGTGCTTTATTCactttctcaaaaaaatgaTTTGGCAGGCAGTTTGAGaatgttattttcttttgtaatcAAGTTAAGGATATTCTGGTTTTGATTTTCACCACATGAATAATAAGTCATGAAAACACAAACTATTTTTGATCAGAGTATGAGAACAACAGCTTGCCTGACAATGTCCAAACCCTCTGTTAACATTGGTTGCAGTGTGGGCCTGTTATGCGCTTGGGGTGTTTTAATCCTGTTTTTCACTTAGCATCCCTGGAGCCATCCTTGGAACTGGAGAATGAGGAGCAGATCCGTTTGGCTGCTCGCCGCCGCCTGGAAGAGCAGCTCAAACAGTACAGGGTGAAGCGGCACCAGGAGAGGGTAAGTGTCCCTCCGTAAAGTGGTGGGTCATGTGCTGCTGATCCCTGGCAGCATTATAGTTCAGTCTGGCTACTCTTTATACGACATAGTGAGGTACGATTGGTCAATTCTGATTCCAATTCCAAGGTCCCCATGTATGGGACAACCTTCCACTTGCTGATGTAAATTTCACAGTCGTTTCCGTCATCAGAGTCTTACCCTTCTTTAGTTTTCTGGGCAGGTGCTACTGCAAGCCTGTTGGTTTTTTGACCTTCCTGGCACATTCTCTTTGCATATTTTGTTGCTGTGTATTCTGcttttgtgcaaataaataataaaaaaaaatgaccatcaTTGCTTTCCAGTCAAATCACTCCACACCCAAAAACCGGCCCTTTAGCACCCTGGACCCAGAGCTGATGCTACATCCTGAAGCACTCCCTCGAGCCAGTGCTGTCTCCATGACAAAGGAGTACTCCTTCCTGCGGACAAACGTTCCCAGGGGGCCTAAACTTGGAAGCCTAGGTATTCCCAGCTCCAGGGAGAGGAAATCAAAGTCCCATGGTGGAAAGATCCATTCCCTGGCAGATTACAGAACCCCTGAGGCAGCAAGTTCAGGAGGCAGGGCATCGGTGACAGACACCTCCTCAGGGTCACTGCAGTCTAACAGAAGTGCATCAACCACTGTATCAGAGGTCAGCATCGCTGTCTCTGAGTCAGAGGAGTTGCCAGGAAATGCCCGACAGACAGGAGATGCAGCTTCTGAGGTAGATGGCAGTGAGTGgggtacaaggctggatgggAATGACAGTGATAGCTCATCCTACAGCAGTGCCTCAGCAACAGGGTCATACAGCACAAAGGCACTAGCAATGTTAGCCAGACAGAAGGCACCCTACACTGTGGATGGCCGGGAGGTTGCCCCTGAGGCCGTCGGCCAGTACCCATCCCTGCAGGAAGTGCTGCAAGCAGCCACAAATGAACAACGCCTACTGGAGCAGGAGGGTAGCGGGGAGCCACGCAGCCGGAGGGACAGCTTTTCCAGCAGGTCTGTCAAGTGCATCTGAACACATACAGTGTCGTGTAAACCACATTCAgcatttttagtgttttctttttctttgctaaAGTGTGTCGATGGGAAGTTCTGTAATGGGGAGTCATGACGAAATGCTCCAGGTGCTGAAAGAGAAGATGAGGCTGGAAGGCCAGCTGGAGTCCCTGTCACTGGAGGCGAATCAGGTCACTAATGTCTTAtctgaaacacaccagcaagcaaaagctatttacatttcttcctttagctgacacttttctccaaagcgacttacaatgttaatctaccaacaattatttacccgtttatactgctgggtaatattactggcgcaatttagggtaagtaccttgcttacaggtactacagctagaggtgagatttgaacctgtgacctttgggtccaaagtcagcaggtCTAAGCACTATATGTTATCCACTGTCCCCACACTGATTCTTCCCTCTGaattctcttttcattttctctctcttgtAGGCCCTGAAGGAAAAGACAGAACTCCAGGCCCAGCTGGCTGCAGTGAGTGCCCGGCTCGAGGACCAGGCAGAACTGGCACGAGCTAGCCAGGAGAAGCAGAGCTCCCTCACTGCAGAGGTGGGCACGCTGCGCCAGAGTTGCTCCCAGCTAGAAAAGGCCATGGTGGAGCTCCAGAGCAACCTGGAAAGCAAGAATGCCAGCCTGGCATCACTGGGCACTGACCTGCAGGTTGCTGAGGAACAGTACCAGAGGCTCATGGGAAAGGTGGAAGAGATGCAGCAGACAGTTGCATCCAGGGACAGGTCAGGTGAGTGACCTTCATACCAAGTACATGCTGCACATTTTTAGCTTattttttgttgatgtttcagTGGCGCTTGGACAGCCTTTTGCGTCTCAATCACAACTTTGTTTCTGTTCTCTACAGTTCAGGAGCTGAGACAGCAGATGGGTACCATGCAGGCCCAGCTCCAGCAAGTGCAGCTGGAGAGGAGCAACCTCCAGGCTCGACTCAAGACCTCTCAAGCTGAAATTGCttccctccagcagctccgCCAATGGTACCAACAGCAGCTAACGCTGGCGCAGGAGGCTCGGGTTCGACTGCAGAGCGAGATGGCTAACATGCAGGTTGAAACAACTTTGCTGCCATTTCCCTGGGActgattgaataaataaataaataaatgttgtattCGGAGGTTAATTGTATTCCTTGATTGTTCTgtctttgttaaatattttaagtggATGggttattggtttttttttccccctcaggcTGGTAAGATGACACAGGTGGGTGTCCTGGAACACTTGAAGCTGGAGAATGTGACCTTGTCCCACCAGCTCACTGAGACACAGCAGAGATCCATTAAGGAGAAGGAACGCATTGCCGCGCAACTGCAGAGCATTGAGGTCAGGGCTTTGACGTCAGGGCTTTGCCATGAGGTTTGAGCGTTTCCAAGGATTTCCTGAGTTTTTACTaactttttcctctgctttgatGTCAGGCTGACATGCTTGACCAAGAGGCAGCCTTCAGACAGATACGGGATGCTAAGTCCATGGTGGAAGATGACCTGCAGCACAAGCTGGAAGAATTCGAGGAGGAACGAGAACGGCTGCAGAAGCTGGCCAACTCAGCCAGCTCCTTAGAGAGGGAACTAGAGCAGGTAGGATAATTTCTCAGCTAGAGCTGAGGGTCGGAGagtaatttgtttaaaactgtTAGATGGTGAGAGAGTCACCTTTTGGTTGCTTTAACTTTTCACATTGTATTTGTGCAGGTGAGGTTGACGCTTTCCCAGAAGGACCTTCAGTTGGAGGCCCTGCAGCAGGAACATCTGGACCTGATGAGACAGCTGACAAGTGCCCAGGAGAACCTCCAGACCAAAGAACAATCCCTCAACCAGCTGGAAGTTCGCTACCTGGAGCTGGAAGCCCAGCTTGCCGAGGTGCAAACGGATGCATCAGCCAAGGAAGACACAATTCAATACTTGCAGAATGAGAAGATTGTGCTGGAGGTGGCTCTGCAAGCTGCCCGGGCTGACAAGGGCGAGCTGGATGAAGGGGCGCAGCGGCTAGGGGAAGGTGTGTTGGTGGCAGGTGATGTCCTGAACCAAATCCGTCAGGAAGTCCAGGTCAAAGTTTCCCAGGTAGGATTCATTTTTCCTCCTTGAGTTCTGCCACACTTGCCCTGAAGACATGAGTTTTGTACACAGGAAGGTAGAAGCCAACAGttgcttgtcttttttttctttaagattGAGACAATGCAAAAGGAAAACAGCACCCTGAAGAAACAAGCTCAGAAGCTGAAAGAGCAGTACATGCAACAAAAGGTGTTTCTTCCTTCTGGTGATTTTTGTTGGTTGACAGGTTAAAAACTTCAAATAAGAGACTCAATTACTTATCTTTCTTTTCCAACAGGTGATGGTGGAAGCCTATCGGCGAGATGCCAGCTCCAAAGATCAGCTGATCAGCGAACTGAAAGCAACCAAAAAGCGCCTGCTATCGGAGGCGAAGGAGCTGAGGCAGGAGCTACTGAATGCGCAGGGGGAGAAGAAGGCGGCAGAGCTTGAGCAAGATCGGCTGCAAAAGGAGGTTGTCCGGCTCCAGGAGCAGATGTGCAGCCTGGAAGAGCACTTGCACGCCATCCAGAGTGAGAGAGACCAGCTAGAGACCCAAATCCAGGTCCATAGCTTTTTCAAGATACCAGACAACCCTTATAACAATTTCTTTTAAGATTTCAAAGTTCAAGCAAAATATAATATGCATTTACTTGCTGTCCggtgtacattaaaaatgaataaatgtatatcaaaATGGTTATACTGGTACACTGAATAGTAAGAAGTTGTACTGgatgttttattgtaattctGTTTTTAGTCAACCCTCTGTAAAAGAAGTAATTCAAGaaagtaatttattaaaattgacACAATTAGCATTAGtcagttattaaaattaactgtttGAACTTTGGCACTTCAGTATTTGTCAGTATGGGACTGTTACAGGCATTTTCATAGCTCAGTAGTTTGTgctttgaattgtttttttttttttaaagtggttCCCCAATGTCTTTGACAGTCAGTGCAGCTTGAGCAGAGCCAGTTAGCAGCTGTAACTGAGGAGAATGAGGGGCTCAGAAAGCAGCTGGAGCAAATGCAGCAAGATGCCAAAAAGTGAGTTCAAAGTGTTTCAtggtcatttctgttttcaaacaCAAGGTCTGTTTTTGGATATATCCTCTTCGGTTTTATTCTCCGTATTCTCTGGGATCAGGGCCTTTTCGGAGCAAAAGGTGAGAATGAAACGGCTGGGAACTGATTTGACAAGCGCACAAAAGGAGATGAAGGCCAAGCACAAGGCCTACGAGACTGCTGTTGGCATCCTGAGCCGCAGGTTGCAAGAAGCCCTTACGGACAAGGAGACTGCTGAAGCAGAACTGAGCAAACTCAAGGCACAAGTCACAGATGGAGGGAACAACCAGGCCTTGCAAGTAAGCATGCTACCCATACTGTAGCACTGATCATCTTTACTCTTCTACCCTGACATCATAGATGGTGACCTGATGTGATACAAGGGCTTTATTCCTTCCTCATGCCAGGCCAGAATTGAATCTCTGCAGACTGAACTTCAGACAGTCACTCAGAGcaaggctgctttggagaaggaaCTACAGGAGGTCATCTCGCTGACTAGTACGGAATTGGAGGAGTACCAGGAGAAGATACTGGAGCTGGAAGATGAGGTGAGAACCACCCTGTTCAGACATCTGTTACGTGAACACTAAGTTGGGGGGGGAAAGCATGCAAAGTCTCCGTCCCTGTGCTCTCAGCTTCAGGAGTCACGATGCTTTAAGAAGAGAATCCGCCGGCTGGAAGAGATCAACAAGAAGCTTGCACTGGAGCTGGAGCACGAGAAAGGGAAGTTGACAGGATTGGGGCagtcccacaatgcattgcgtGAGCATGCCAACATCTTGGAAACGGCTTTGGCCAAAAGGGAAgcagacctggtccaactcaaTTTGCAGGTGTAACATCTTACTTTTGtcttttcaagtgttttttcaAAAAGAGTATTCACCCCAAAAGACTGTTTGCATTAACTTCAGAATGATCTGTGCTTTCAGTAATCCCTTTGTAGTGCTCTTTTTGTAAATTAGGTCAAATATAGTATATACTGTTTCATggctttttaaacaaaactgaagttGGAAATCCTTAACAGAAGTTAATTTGCACTATAGGTTCAAGCTGTTTTGAAACGTAAGGAAGAGGAAGATCAGCAGATGAAACAACTGGTTTCAAAGCTACAggaggctttggagaaagagaaggCCAAAGTTAAAGATCTGAAAGATCAGGTAAGAGATACTCATCCATTTTTCCATTACTCATTTTCAGCAAAGTCTTCAAAGTACACATTCTGTTTTATGATAATTTAACAGATTTTATGTACAGGCTTTTTAAGAAATAAGAAACCCtcctcttttttatttaaaaaatgaagtttaCACTTACGAGCACATGTAATTTGTACCCTAAAATTTGTGTAACAACTGTTAACATCTtacaagaacagaaatttcaattcaaaatacaaGCCTTGGTGACACTGCACCACACAAAGTGTGCAACCCCCAATGTAGCTTCTCCAGAGCACCTCAGTTGTCTTGTAGATGTCAGCTTACAAGCACCTCTTGACTTCTTGTGACTTCTTATCTATgacatctaaaataaaaaagtttttagaAAACTGCTCAaagttgaaaaggcaaaggaacacTAATCAGTGTAAAACTTGAATTAATGAAGTGCACAGAATTCTCctgaaaggcaatatcattacAAATGGCTATGTCTGATTTGATTTACTGTTCATTTATTGTTAGATACATTACAAATAGCTCAGCAAGGAGGGGTTAAGGCATTTGAGTGAAAActaattacattatgagaattGCCATGTTAGTGTTCTAGTAATAATCATTGCAGGGACCCTCCATTTGATAAGCACTCGCTCACTCTCTGTTAACCACTTGTTGACATTGGCCATaatggtctggagtctatcctgggcACACAGGGCAGTAGGCAGGTAAGGGTCCACCCTGGGTAGGACACCtgttcatcacaaggcaatctcacacactcattcactggtGTATGCACATTATGGGCAGTTTAGAATCACCATTTCAGCTGAAActcatgtctttgaactgtgggaagaaaccagagctgtctatttaaagttttgtctttttatttaaattaatggtaattaagGTTCTTTTAGAAGAATTTGTGTTAAGGGCAGATGTTCAGTAACTAATTGTGCTCATTATGCAAGAGAAGCCTGTGTTCTGGAAATAAAGTACAGTTCAATccaaacaatatatttttatataatcaCTTTACGTGGTTGAACACCTAGTTATTGCAATTTCTTTTTGCACATGATACAAAACTTGCTGATTGGGGCTGTGTTTGCTCCATGTTTGCTGCAGGTGGCTGCGGCCAAAGCAGAGGTAGCTCACAATCGCCGACACTACAGGGCGGCAGTGTTGGAGCTGGCTGAGATCAAGAAGGACCTGCAGGCCAAAGAGGAACTGGTTAAAGCCCTTCAGAATGAGGCCAGCAAACTACAGTGAGTGTTTAGCCTGACTACCTTAACCAGCATGCTACAGTTTGCAGAAACTTGTTTGACGTACATTTAAAACTGCTTTGTTGTCCTTCAGACCCTACGTTCTGAGCATGTGTTCCTACATGGGTGAAGGCTGTTGCTGATCTGTGCGAATATGAGTACCCTTCTTTTTCCTAGGAGCCAGGATGAGAAGCACTCTCAAGAGGTGTCCCACTTCCAGGAGGAGCTGGCTGAggctcaccttcagctgcaggttCTACAGAAGCAGCTGGACGAGCAGCTCAATAAGCAGCCCATCACCAACCAAGAGGTATGAAAGTCTTTAGGCGGGTAGTCGTGATTGGTTGTTAGGGGCTGGCTTGTTCTGACAGGCAGTTTGTGTTACAGGTggaggacctgaagtgggaatTGGAGCAGAAGCAGCGTGAAATTGAggctcagcaacagcagcaggagcttTCAGAACAGTGCAACAGGAAGGAGATGGAGAACCTTCAGGCAGCACTGCAGGTGAGTGGAACTTCTCTATGTGTAGGTTTTGCAAGGTATTATTAGTGCTCAGTGACTAGTTGAGGCTGGTGATGTTGGAGGAACTAGAATGGACAGGTGCAACGTCCCTGATGCATCTCCAGGGGATCAAGGCAGAGCTcgaggtggtgcaagaggagtTGAGCAGCACCAGGAAGGATAAATTCATGCTGCAGGCCAAGGTGGGGGAGCTGCGCAACAGCATGAGGACGTTGCTACAGCAGAACCAGCAACTCAAAGTGGACTTCAAGCAGAGCCGTCTGAGGAAGGTTGGCATGGTTAATGTCATGTTTAATAACAGTTTAATTAAGCATTAATGAAATTACACAATGCATATAAAGCTATCTTAGTCAttgtaaaaagtacaaatatcCAAAACAAATATTGCATAATAGTTATATCAAATTCCAAACAACAAAATTGTAgaacaaaaaagacacaaaaacaggCTCCAAGGCTAACAGACAGTATTCATAAGCTTTTTAAAACGTCATCCCTGCTGTCATATTTACAATAACGGAGCACACAGTTATCTCTGCTATCCATAATGTTCCTCATTCAGTGGgacatttttcctccttttcatataaaatataatcagCTACAGTATTACTGATACTAGCGATAAGGCACTAGGTGACTCCAGTTATCAATATTTTATGGATAAGcaaatttccatccatccattgtaaacaactgcttgtcccgagcggggtcgcgacgagccggagccttacctggcaacacggcgcaaggccgaagggggaggggacgcacccaggacggggcgccagtctgttgcaagacaccccaagcagggcttgaaccctggacccaacatacagcaggcaccggctgaacccaccaaGAAGCAAACagttgtaacaaaaaaaaattaagcacaaTTCTTCTAGTTAGCAAAGAAATTGCTTCATTACATTGCGTTCATAAAATATCAGCATCTGCTTAAGCTCAATTTTAAGTATTTTGTAGGAACAGTACTATATAGatcacacattttaaatgtaaacttaacTGATAAACCTTGACCTGGACAAGTCAGGAAAGTGTTTTCGGCAATTTTTGGTAAAGATATTAGCATACAGCAGCAGTGTttggaaaagtttttaaaatctttcGGGCAGCAGCGAGCTGAGCTGAAGGGCGACGTGAATGCCTCAGGCCCAGTGACCCCGGTGAAGATCCCTGACTGTCCAGTACCCGCCGCTCTGCTGGATGAGCTGCTCAAGCCCACAGCTTCCATCAGCAAGGAGCCACTCAACAACCTGCACAACTGCCTGCGTCAGCTCAAGTAAGAGAGTGGACTGGCTCACTGTGAGCCCTCTGTGCTGCTTTCTTTCAGTCCTTAGAACTGTTGTATTGTCTGAACATCCTGAGGGGATGTTTCATTTTGTACACTGCAGAACTGTCTACTAAATTTTGACAGTTTTATCTTGGTATtgatagcccccccccccccccccccccattatctCTAAAGATATAAGGTATAGAATCGGAAACATTCAAGAGTTtacaaaatgttctgt from Scleropages formosus chromosome 12, fSclFor1.1, whole genome shotgun sequence harbors:
- the LOC108940388 gene encoding golgin subfamily A member 3 isoform X3; translated protein: MENGRAVLATMEIDGEQQNMPAHTKKSTVQTASDGTCLPKQELVGKLASMGDLANGPVQEAVPNGDGVAVAAPAADMDSCLNGPLPPGDTGPTPSPQTKELPTASLEPSLELENEEQIRLAARRRLEEQLKQYRVKRHQERSNHSTPKNRPFSTLDPELMLHPEALPRASAVSMTKEYSFLRTNVPRGPKLGSLGIPSSRERKSKSHGGKIHSLADYRTPEAASSGGRASVTDTSSGSLQSNRSASTTVSEVSIAVSESEELPGNARQTGDAASEVDGSEWGTRLDGNDSDSSSYSSASATGSYSTKALAMLARQKAPYTVDGREVAPEAVGQYPSLQEVLQAATNEQRLLEQEGSGEPRSRRDSFSSSVSMGSSVMGSHDEMLQVLKEKMRLEGQLESLSLEANQALKEKTELQAQLAAVSARLEDQAELARASQEKQSSLTAEVGTLRQSCSQLEKAMVELQSNLESKNASLASLGTDLQVAEEQYQRLMGKVEEMQQTVASRDRSVQELRQQMGTMQAQLQQVQLERSNLQARLKTSQAEIASLQQLRQWYQQQLTLAQEARVRLQSEMANMQAGKMTQVGVLEHLKLENVTLSHQLTETQQRSIKEKERIAAQLQSIEADMLDQEAAFRQIRDAKSMVEDDLQHKLEEFEEERERLQKLANSASSLERELEQVRLTLSQKDLQLEALQQEHLDLMRQLTSAQENLQTKEQSLNQLEVRYLELEAQLAEVQTDASAKEDTIQYLQNEKIVLEVALQAARADKGELDEGAQRLGEGVLVAGDVLNQIRQEVQVKVSQIETMQKENSTLKKQAQKLKEQYMQQKVMVEAYRRDASSKDQLISELKATKKRLLSEAKELRQELLNAQGEKKAAELEQDRLQKEVVRLQEQMCSLEEHLHAIQSERDQLETQIQSVQLEQSQLAAVTEENEGLRKQLEQMQQDAKKAFSEQKVRMKRLGTDLTSAQKEMKAKHKAYETAVGILSRRLQEALTDKETAEAELSKLKAQVTDGGNNQALQARIESLQTELQTVTQSKAALEKELQEVISLTSTELEEYQEKILELEDELQESRCFKKRIRRLEEINKKLALELEHEKGKLTGLGQSHNALREHANILETALAKREADLVQLNLQVQAVLKRKEEEDQQMKQLVSKLQEALEKEKAKVKDLKDQVAAAKAEVAHNRRHYRAAVLELAEIKKDLQAKEELVKALQNEASKLQSQDEKHSQEVSHFQEELAEAHLQLQVLQKQLDEQLNKQPITNQEVEDLKWELEQKQREIEAQQQQQELSEQCNRKEMENLQAALQGIKAELEVVQEELSSTRKDKFMLQAKVGELRNSMRTLLQQNQQLKVDFKQSRLRKQRAELKGDVNASGPVTPVKIPDCPVPAALLDELLKPTASISKEPLNNLHNCLRQLKQEMDSLQKQMEEHTVTVHQTMSSWSNTEEGLIRLAVHDSALPTCSDENAGSEQQRAL